DNA from Homo sapiens chromosome 1, GRCh38.p14 Primary Assembly:
CCACGTCATTACTGCCATTTACTCTCAATATAAGCCAAATTAGTGCTCTCATTTGCAAAGTGGCACTGGGGCTCCCCTTCTGTAGGAAACAGAGACCTAATCAATCTgacacattttccttattttaccaTGAATCTACCCTTCCTTGTGACAGGTACACATGCATCTTTTACTTCACATCTGGTAAAAATAACTTCTATGTACACAGAACTCTGGGGCTAGAACACACTGCTGGGCCCTAGTGCGTGCCTCTGGATCCTTCTTCCTGGCATGTATGTGCCATCCTGTCCCTAAGCCCCACTTCCAGGAGTCCTATCTAATTaaggaataaagaagaaatacattccAGATCATACAGACACCACAAAAATGAAGCACCGGCCACTGCTGCCTTTCTACTCTGGATGGCTCGATGCCTTTTGGTGCCTCTTGAAATTTCCATTAATGGGCTCATTACTTGCAAGATGATGATCATTCCCTACAATAATTGGCCTTGCCCAAGGCCTCTACATGGAGAGAGAGCATGAAGCAATTTAAGCTGAGTGAGAGGTAAACAGATTGATTCGACTCTGTGCTGGGGGGTGGAGCGTGCGTAGCAAGGAGCTGGCTTGAAGATGCTGGTGCGGAGGTGTTTGCAGGTGTGGCTTGGGCCCTGGGGCAAGCACTTACCATCTGCAATGTCGATGCCTGGGCTGGTGGATGCCACCTCCTCTGCCGTGCTGGCAATTATGTCAGGGTTGTCCGAAGCAGGGTGGGTGCTCTCTTGGCACCTGGGAGGTGAATACAGACTTTGGAGCAGCTCAGAAGAGCCTGAGACGCTGTCACAGGTTTCTGACTCCCCTGGGCCTGTGTCCGTGTCCCCTGAGCCGGGGTATGCTGGGGGGCTCTGGTCGTCCACGGGTAAGGGGCAGCCCTGGCCCACAGAGGCCATGTACCCGGGGCCTAAGGCACTCAAGCCGCCACTCACAGCTTCGTCATAGGACGGGAGCATGACGGGCACGCCGTCTACCACCACAAAGTCAGGGTCACTGCTGGAACTCCGGGGAGGCCCCCTGTGTAAAGGAAAGAAGTGCCAACATGTGAGAGCCATGCCACTCTGGGGATGAGGCCACCCATACTCCCTCCTGCACTCGGGGTCCTCAGGACCCACGATGGGCAGCAGAGTCCCGTATGGAGGATAATATGGAAGAACCAGCCTCCTTTCAGGGACTCCTCTGGAAGATGATGCTGCCATCCCGGCTGCCCATGCTCCGGAGAGAGGaggttttctttttgtcactCTCTCGtgtcctcctgcctctgggccttACTATCTCCTCATGCTTTTTCCCTTGCTCCTTTGACCTGTGGGCTTTGGCCTTCTGGCCATAAGCTCATGGAGCAAGGGACAACATAACCCTTTCTAACAGAGCAGCCCAGTGCACCTCTGAAGTGTCCTGTAGGATGGGATTGAAAGTGGGATAGCACtgttaaaagtacagaaaataggtcaggtgtggtggctcacacctgcaatcccagcactttgggaggttttgcttgagcccaggagtttgagaccagcctgggcaacatagtgaaaccctgcctatacaaaaaataaaaatgttagccacatgtggtggcacgtgcctgtagccctagctattcaagaggctgaggcaggaggatccctggagcccaggagtttgaggctgcagtgagccatgatcgcaccactgcactccagcctgggtaacagagcgagatgttgtctcataaacaaacaaacaaacaaacaaaaaacagtaactGTGGACCCTCAGTGCCCAGAGGGACTAGCTGGCCCTATGCTCAtcatgtttctttgttgttttctgcATTCAGTATAAAAATCATTACATTTTagtctagatttaaaaaaagaaaaagaaaaaggaaagaaggaaaaaaaaggaaagctgtgAGCACTATGTCACTACCCCGTTCAAGCTACGCAGGCTCACCGCCACCTCCTGACCCCCCGCCACTCTTCTAAGCAAGGCCCGGGTTGCTGGTGTGAGGGCTCCAGGAGCGGCGGCAAAGTGAGTCTGCATGTCTGCAGGGCTCCCTCACGTGGGCGCGCACACAGTTCCTGGCCTGCTCCCTTTGCTTCTCAGCCCTCTGCACATTCAACACTGCCTGATTGGAGCCCGGGGCGTCTGACATCACAGCCTGGGCTCCGTGTGACCCCCATACtctgctcctggcctcaagaggaACCCAGGGTGGCTAATAAGTAGCCAATAGAActtggtttcttcctttttttttttttttttttttttttgagatagagtctcactctgtcactcaggctggagtacagtggcacgatcttggctcactgaaacctccgcctcccaggctcatgcgattctcctgcctcagcctcccgagtagctgggattacaggcatgcaccaccacccccagctaatttttgtatttttaggagagacaaggtttcaccatgttggccaggctggtcttgaactcctgacctcaggtgatccacctgcctcagactcctagagtgctgggattacagacgtgagccactgtgcccggccggaaCTTGGTTTCTTATTGTCTCTGCTGGGAACTGGTGCTGAGGGAGGAGGCCAAAGGTAAAATATGAGGAAGAGAAGACCCAGCTGGGTGGGCAGACCCTGAATCTCTGAGTGCTGGCGGCAGGGGCTCTAAACCCAAGAAGATGAAACgtctgggggtggaggggaagcaCAGGCTGTGCGTCTCTCTAAAGCTCAAGTCCACTGACTTTTTGAAACATCTTGCAAAGGCTTGGAGATTATGGTGGTGGACTCCTTGTCCCGCAGCTCTTAAAGACTGCCCAGAGAGGGCGGGAGACCACCAAGACCATGCTCTTCAGGGGGCAGAAGACAAGaggcaggaggaaaggaggagctTGCTCCGAGCCAGACTGCTCTCCCTCCACAGCCACCAGTAGTTACTGCTTACCAGTAGTTACTGCTTCCTTGACAATGATGCTCCCTTCCTCTCCGGCCACTTCACTGTCTTGTGCTGGCCTCCTCTTCTCACTCAGGACTCCCTGCCTCCTCACCATCCCTGGCACCTCCATGTTGTCTAGGCCAGGGTGAGCAGACGCCTCTCTTCTCCATTTCTCACCCTAACAGTCCACACCCAGGATACAGCTCCCAAGATCTGGCAGCTTCCCCTCCACGTGTCCCCGCCATGCCACTCAGCTCCCATACACCCCTCGTCAACATCCCTGCAGGCTCTACTCTTGTGGAACCTGGAGAAAAAAAGTCCATTCTTGGTTTGCCCTTGAGATTCTTGTCATGCATTTGGATTCATGTCATGTATTTGAAGCCAACCTTCCCAAAACAACTCAAGAATAATATAAGATGAAAGACTCAAGGGCTGAAGAACATCAAATGAAAGGGtttcaagaacattttaaaaacatcttaatATTTAGTGGATATCCTGGAAACTTTTCTTCCAAGCATATGTAGAAAAATAGCTCTGTGGGCTCTTTTAAAGTACTTGAACGCACTATCAATCACAGCCTTGTGGGTTGGCTTTCTCTTTGTAATCCTTAGGCCTTCTTGAGATACTGTAATTGCTCAATGATAGAACATGGTCCCTTGatgaatatataataatgtgGAAGACAGAGAGTGGATGGCAGGTTGGAGAGGAAGGAAGGTTTCAGCATCTTAGCAAGAGCTTGCTATGGCACCAGGATGGCACTGACACACCTCTGGGCCTGGGGAGGGATGCAGGTGACACCCACATCTAGCACACATttgtggctggggaaagagggatGCACCTATCAGGTTGTGACCATAGCGGGTCCCTGCTGCCAGGCAGGGGAGAATTGCTAAGTGAGGGAGGCCGCCCTGTGAGGTGTGAGGTTAAGGGCAAAGGCGGGTAGGTGCTGTCTCCAGCAGCTCTGCCCATTTCCTTCACTCCTCTCACAGCTGGGAGATGTGAGCAACACACTGCATTTTCCTGAAGGGAAGAGAGAAGTGGTTAATTCCAGGAGCCTCCTCCTCCATGAGCAATAGTCCCTTTTTCAGGTACATATGACTCTGGGGACTAGGCTGTCCCTGTGGGCAAAAAACAAATGCCCTTTTCTGAAGCATTAGGTTCTGAAATGAGAAGACTCTGACATGGCCACAGAAGGCAAGGAAAAGACAGCTTGTACCAATGGCCCCTGGCTAGTGTTCTGTGGTGTTTTGCTGTCCTCACCTCTTCTTCTCAATGTTCATAAACTTATCCTTTTGCTGTCTAAACTACTTCTCCCTCCAGGAACAATGATTTGCCAGCAGTAGTGCTGGGTGGCTCTTCTTTGTTCCTAAGGGTGCTGGTGCAGTCCTCTTTGGTGGTGATGACTTGAGGCTGAAGATACCAACCCGAGCTGATTGGTGCAGCTCAGAAGGATGTAGAAGCGCCTTCCACATGTCCCACTCCAGGGGTTCAGATAAGACTTCATGGTAGACTCTCACTAGCCCTTTCCTGATTGCTCCTGGAATCAGAAAAGTCTTTTCTCCTTCCTGAGGCTTCTCAATGCATAACACTTTTGTTCACACACCTCTGACCTGTGTCCCAGTCAGCTGTGTGCGCATCTTACCCTCCCTATAGACTGAGCTGTGTGGTGCTTCACTCCAGGGCCACATGCAGGGGGACCACAGTGGGAATGGTGCCTCTGGGTGGAGCAGTCCACAGCCTGTAGCCCTAACTCTGTGATCCCATCGCTAGCCCCCCATGATGCCCACCTGCAAATGGTCTActgcaggaaggagggagagaggtaggaaagaaagaaagaggaaaatgaggtCTGTCTCCAGCTTTGTGCTCAAAACATCCCAGAACATTGTTTTTGCTCTCCCCTGTTTCCCTTTAGAGCTTCAACTTTTCACTCATCACTTTCTCCCTCTGCTGCTAAGGGTAGCTGCATTGAGTCAGACCTTGAGCCACAGCTGCCAAGACATGACACTGACCTGGGGGGAAAGTGGGCCTTGAACTTGGTCTGGAACATCCTGGCCAGGATGACgagcagcagcaccagcagcacACTGGTTGCCGTGAACGCCACAATCTTCCACGTGGTCAGGAGGGTCTCATGGGTGCTGGGCCACGTTTGCTCTGCATGAGGGAGAACAAAGCTGTACGTGAGGCTCCCAGACCATGAGAGGTGCCGAGGTTCCCCGTGGGCTCATTTGCTGGATTCATCTGGCACAAGAGATGCGTGCAAGGTGCCTCTGACCCCCAGGGCTCGGCAGAGATACCATGTGCCCCTGTAGCTCATGTAAATTGCATCAGGATCCACCCAACACTAAAAACCTGTCTCCAGCATGGGCTCTGCCAGGTTGCAGACCTGCATGCTCACATTCCAGTCCCAGGCGCAGGCCTGGCACAGGCTTAAATAATGCATCTGCCTCTTGAGAACAGAGGTGGGCATCTCTCTTGCCTGGAGAAGTTGCTCCGAAATGGACcaaggggtgggggagtgggaagCTGGGCCCTTTGTGAATGTTCTGGGATATGCTGTGGGGTTGGGTAAAGCAAGAAACAGAGGGTAAAGGGGACCCCTGTTCCACAGCTCTCATGCCCTACCACCTCTAGCCATCAACTGCCTGCCAGGTCAGGGGCAGCAAGAGCAGACCTTTCCAGAAGAGACTTATCCTTTGGGCACAGGCCACCCTGTCTCTTAAATGTCTCTCTGCCTTGTCATGACCACCCTCTTAGACACTCTCTTTGCACTTCTCCCCCGGCTGGCTCACAGGATCATGTGTGCGCCTCCAGAGACCTGGCATTAACAAGTGCTTCCTTGTGTCCAGGGGAAAGGCATGCAGTCATCAGCACTGCTCAGGGCAGCATCCCCAGCCTGGAAAGGGCTGGAGAGAGTGGGAAGGAGACAGTGGGTGTGTGCTGGTGCCCCAGTCTCTATCCTGTGGTCACTACCCAGGTGCACTGAGGCCAGTGGGGAAGGTGGTTTGCAATTAAGTCATTTGCTTTTAACTATGAAGCCCTGAAGCTTGCAAATGGCCTATAGTTTTACAAGTGAGAGCAGGTGTTACCCACAGTATCATCTGTATTCTGATATGTGTCCTTGAGTGGAAGAGAAAGGTAAAGTTATGCGTTGCTTGGGTCCAGGGCAATGCATCTAATTCTGGTCACACCCACAGGCCTGTGTCCTTACCAGTGGAAAAGGACAAGGCTGGGAGAAAAAAGAGTGTGGAGGCTGGAGGTCTTTCCATGGATGCTAGGGGTCTAGGGACCCTGTTTAGATGGTCAGCTTTTTAACCTGGGAATGGACAGGTTAATACTCCTGACCCTCTGAATAGGGTCCCTAGGCCCCTAGCATCCATGGAAGGACCTCCAGCAGACAGTTAATACTCTTGACTGTCTGAACAGGACCTACAAGCATCTGGCACAGAGCCCAACAGCAGCCCCATCGACCCGCAATGATATGTTTCGATATCCTGTTCCTGACACTGGGTGGGGGAGGAGAGATACAGCTTGGTACATAACCACCACCCACTATGTGCAGATGGTCCAAGGAGGGTCCATCTCCTCCAAGGGTGAGGCCTTCAGTCTTACCTGATTTGATGCAGTAGACTTGATAAGAAGGAAACCACTCTCCATACTGGCAGGTGATGTACTTGTAGTCGCTGGTGAGGCTGTAGCCAGGATCGCAGTAAAACTCCACCACAGTTCCGTGGTTGTAGCGCTCACAAGGCCGCGGGTGGCAGACGAAATCTCCGTGACTCACCATTGGAGGTAGTGGACAGACTTGGGCAGTAGGGGAGAATAAAAGTTTCAGAACCACAAGCTCACCTTTGTCTGAAGCCCCTAAGACGAAGAATGGCCTAGGAGAACTCAGTTAAAAATGTGCTTATGGATTAATCACCAGGCTACTGAGTTGCATTAGAGATGGTCTCTTTTTTAGTATTTCATGGAAGGCGGAATGGAAGCCTGCTGTAATATTCTGAGCACGTGCCGTTGTGACATGGCATTGTGAAGTACATCGTAAAAGAGAGGTTCGTTTTACAATGCAAAGAGTATGCCTATTTAATAGAGAGTATTAAGCTACTGTATTAATAATGCAtgctattatgtgccagacaacctagtaaataaaattaacatatttctGTACAAAATCTTTACTGAAAGGCATAGTTATCCCAAGCCTGTTTCTGTGACCACAGTAGTAATTTGGGTCTATTAAAATCACAGGGCAGTGTCCCTAACCTGATCCCCTACAGCTCTGCTGAGGCTTAGCCAATGACGAACATGGAGCAGTTCTTCTAGCTCTGCTTGCAGAGCCAGGGCACAGCCTCCAGGGCAACCAGAGTTAGGTGCCTTGGGCATGAGGCTTGGTTCTGCCACCAACACCacactgtgtgaccttaagcagatcccttaacctctttgagccttgatttttctcctctgtcAAATGGAAGCTTATTCTACCCTAGGAGGACGCCTTAGGGTTCTGACTCGAATATCCCATCATGTTAGGGGAAGAAAAAGTTGTTTTTAGTGTCTTTAGTATCTTGGTACTGCATTCTAGGTTGCGAGGTAAGGACGGTTCCATCTCTGTCACCACAAAGACGGCTTCAGTGGGAGTTCGGTGCTTTTTATGCCACAAGGAGCTCATTCTTGGATGAGGACTCAGAAATAAACAGTGCTGCTGCTTAAACATTCTTCAAGAAACAGTCAAACCACAGATTCTATCAGTGCCAACTTCAAACCCAC
Protein-coding regions in this window:
- the SUSD4 gene encoding sushi domain-containing protein 4 isoform X6 encodes the protein MVSLCRDDGTWNNLPICQGCLRPLASSNGYVNISELQTSFPVGTVISYRCFPGFKLDGSAYLECLQNLIWSSSPPRCLALEAQVCPLPPMVSHGDFVCHPRPCERYNHGTVVEFYCDPGYSLTSDYKYITCQYGEWFPSYQVYCIKSEQTWPSTHETLLTTWKIVAFTATSVLLVLLLVILARMFQTKFKAHFPPRGPPRSSSSDPDFVVVDGVPVMLPSYDEAVSGGLSALGPGYMASVGQGCPLPVDDQSPPAYPGSGDTDTGPGESETCDSVSGSSELLQSLYSPPRCQESTHPASDNPDIIASTAEEVASTSPGIDIADEIPLMEEDP